One window from the genome of Amycolatopsis sp. NBC_01480 encodes:
- a CDS encoding LacI family DNA-binding transcriptional regulator — protein MTTQQPPTLEDVARVAGVSRATVSRVVNGVRNVDPRLRETVERAIAETGYVPNQAARSLVNRRTATVAVVVSEPDRHIGQEEFGGGVFGDPFFGRVLDGALAELRPHGRHPLLMVVDSDDERAKLVGKLRQENVGGVLMISLHGTDPLPRMLTDAGMPTALFARPTRPAPVCWVDVAHQDGARLAADRLVARGCRQVATIAGPADTAAGQDRLAGFRDAMARHGHAYVAVAEGNFTQLGGEQAMERLLAEEPGLDGLFVANDLMAYGALSVLRERGRRVPDDVAVIGFDDSPAALTCRPRLTTVRQPVEDMGAAMVRMVLDRMADPDLRAVSRVFDPILIERDSG, from the coding sequence GTGACCACGCAGCAGCCGCCGACGTTGGAGGACGTGGCGCGCGTGGCCGGCGTCTCGCGCGCCACTGTTTCGCGAGTGGTGAACGGGGTGCGCAACGTCGACCCGCGGCTGCGGGAGACGGTGGAGCGCGCCATCGCGGAGACCGGCTATGTGCCGAATCAGGCCGCGCGGTCGCTGGTGAACCGCCGGACCGCGACGGTCGCGGTGGTCGTCTCCGAGCCCGACCGGCACATCGGTCAGGAGGAGTTCGGCGGCGGGGTGTTCGGCGACCCGTTTTTCGGCCGGGTGCTCGACGGCGCGCTCGCCGAGCTGCGCCCGCACGGCCGGCACCCGCTGCTGATGGTCGTCGACAGCGACGACGAGCGGGCGAAGCTGGTGGGCAAGCTGCGGCAGGAGAACGTCGGCGGGGTGCTGATGATCTCCTTGCACGGCACCGATCCGCTGCCCCGGATGCTCACCGACGCGGGCATGCCCACCGCCCTGTTCGCCCGGCCCACGCGGCCCGCGCCGGTGTGCTGGGTCGACGTCGCGCACCAGGACGGCGCGCGCCTCGCGGCCGACCGCTTGGTCGCCCGCGGCTGCCGTCAGGTCGCGACGATCGCCGGCCCCGCCGACACCGCGGCCGGCCAGGACCGCCTGGCCGGCTTCCGCGACGCGATGGCGCGGCACGGGCACGCGTATGTCGCCGTCGCCGAGGGCAACTTCACCCAGCTCGGCGGCGAGCAGGCGATGGAACGGCTGCTCGCCGAGGAACCCGGGCTGGACGGGCTGTTCGTCGCCAACGACCTGATGGCCTACGGCGCCCTGTCGGTGCTGCGCGAGCGCGGCCGCCGCGTCCCGGACGACGTCGCGGTGATCGGCTTCGACGACAGCCCGGCAGCGCTCACTTGCCGCCCCCGGCTGACCACGGTCCGCCAGCCGGTCGAGGACATGGGCGCGGCGATGGTGCGGATGGTCCTCGACCGGATGGCCGACCCGGACCTGCGCGCGGTCTCCCGAGTCTTCGACCCGATCCTGATCGAACGCGACTCGGGCTGA